The following proteins are co-located in the Bacteroidales bacterium genome:
- a CDS encoding TIM barrel protein, with protein MKSRRQFLKLAGTGVLAAGASTLYAYPALPVSTDKTKNTFTVGMAGYTFLRFDVEKTIEIMKRVGVTNLSLKDFHMPMNSTQEQISSILDKFRSAGINVYTVGVIYMKTKESVDQAFEYAKMAGVKMIVGAPNYELLPYVEEKIKSYDFKLAIHNHGPDNPLFPNATDIWDHIKDLDSRIGICIDIGHTTRDGQDPSVDILKYKARIYDVHIKDVDKAAKEGKTVEIGRGIIDIPKVIATLRKIKYSGSCSLEFEKDMNDPLAGIAESIGYFKGVMACK; from the coding sequence ATGAAATCACGTCGTCAATTCTTGAAGTTAGCCGGAACAGGAGTGCTTGCCGCCGGAGCATCAACATTATATGCTTATCCTGCATTGCCGGTATCGACCGACAAGACAAAAAATACCTTTACTGTCGGAATGGCAGGATATACCTTCCTCAGATTCGATGTGGAAAAAACAATAGAGATTATGAAAAGGGTGGGTGTTACAAACCTGTCGCTTAAAGATTTCCACATGCCAATGAACAGTACTCAGGAACAGATTTCATCTATTCTGGACAAGTTCAGGAGTGCCGGGATAAATGTTTATACTGTGGGAGTTATCTACATGAAAACAAAGGAGTCTGTCGATCAGGCTTTTGAGTATGCAAAAATGGCTGGTGTTAAAATGATAGTTGGTGCTCCGAATTACGAACTTCTTCCCTATGTTGAGGAGAAGATTAAAAGTTACGACTTTAAACTTGCTATACATAATCATGGTCCTGATAATCCTCTTTTCCCAAATGCAACCGACATCTGGGATCATATTAAAGATCTTGATTCCCGCATCGGTATTTGTATTGACATCGGGCACACAACACGCGACGGACAGGATCCTTCAGTTGACATTTTGAAGTATAAAGCCAGAATTTATGATGTTCATATCAAGGATGTTGACAAAGCTGCGAAAGAGGGTAAAACAGTTGAAATCGGAAGAGGTATTATTGATATTCCGAAAGTTATCGCTACCCTGAGAAAAATAAAATATTCAGGCAGCTGCAGCCTGGAATTTGAGAAGGATATGAATGACCCGCTGGCAGGAATAGCAGAATCGATCGGATATTTTAAGGGTGTGATGGCCTGTAAGTAG
- a CDS encoding LTA synthase family protein translates to MSDNKIKTWISSRNIFVVLAYWFLLIMLLFSLCRIGFYLFNYKMFPGVTFSQFITILRGGVVFDLSAVVYINILFILLLIVPFDFRYDKLYQSVVKYIFFITNGIAIAMNGMDFVYYRFVDKRATADVFKTFENESNMVKLFFKFLTDYWPATLFTIFLWFLMVYLYNKVKPIKPVPKNKIIYYSVNVLMIPLVIALVIGAARGGYKHSTRPITISNATRYVESPRDVAIVLNTPFSIFRTFGKKPLERYEFFDNEKLLSLYNPHVVPSVTKPFSGENVVVIILESFAREYIGALNPGLEDGKYEGYTPFIDSLISVSLTFDVSVANGKKSIDAMPSILASVPSLETPYTISHYANNQINGLPELLKRKGYYTAFFHGAPNGSMGFDSFAKTAGFDDYFGLDQYPDKSDFDGMWGVWDEPFFHFFASKLNSFRQPFLASIFSVSSHHPFKVPEKYEGKFKKGPAPIVEVVGYTDFALREMFSELSEMPWFKNTLFVITADHTNESIHKEFQNNFGAYCIPIIFYKPASDLKGIQNRIAQQIDIMPTVLHYLNYDEDYIAFGNNLLDNSGESFAFNTNGSTYHLYMADHILEMIDNKSIGLFNYKTDLFLEKNVLGGEPDLQMKMEEKLKSIIQTYNSRLIDNNMIIRKEK, encoded by the coding sequence ATGTCTGATAATAAGATTAAAACCTGGATTTCTTCCAGAAATATTTTTGTGGTACTGGCCTATTGGTTTTTACTGATCATGCTGCTCTTCTCATTGTGCAGGATCGGTTTTTACCTGTTTAACTACAAAATGTTCCCGGGCGTAACTTTCAGTCAGTTTATTACAATTCTCAGAGGAGGTGTGGTCTTCGACCTTTCAGCTGTAGTTTATATCAATATACTTTTTATCCTGCTTTTGATAGTTCCTTTTGATTTTCGTTATGATAAATTATACCAGTCAGTTGTAAAATATATCTTCTTCATTACAAATGGTATCGCCATAGCTATGAACGGTATGGACTTTGTATATTACCGTTTTGTTGACAAAAGAGCGACAGCTGATGTATTTAAAACATTTGAAAATGAGTCTAATATGGTGAAACTCTTTTTCAAGTTTCTTACAGACTACTGGCCGGCGACTCTTTTCACAATTTTTCTGTGGTTTCTTATGGTATACCTTTATAATAAAGTTAAACCAATAAAGCCTGTCCCTAAAAACAAGATCATTTATTACTCGGTGAACGTCCTTATGATTCCTCTTGTTATTGCACTTGTAATTGGTGCTGCACGGGGCGGATATAAGCATTCAACAAGACCTATAACCATAAGTAATGCTACACGTTATGTGGAATCTCCACGCGACGTTGCAATAGTACTTAACACTCCTTTCAGTATATTCCGCACATTCGGCAAGAAGCCATTGGAAAGGTATGAGTTCTTTGATAATGAGAAACTTCTTAGTCTTTATAATCCACATGTTGTTCCTTCAGTTACAAAGCCTTTTTCCGGTGAAAATGTTGTGGTTATCATTCTTGAAAGCTTCGCAAGGGAATATATTGGGGCTTTAAATCCCGGGCTTGAGGACGGCAAATATGAAGGTTATACCCCGTTTATTGATTCTCTGATTAGTGTGAGCCTTACCTTTGATGTGTCGGTGGCAAACGGCAAGAAATCAATTGACGCCATGCCATCAATACTGGCTTCTGTTCCATCACTTGAGACTCCTTATACAATATCACATTATGCAAATAATCAGATAAACGGATTGCCTGAGCTGCTTAAAAGGAAGGGATATTACACAGCCTTCTTTCATGGTGCGCCAAATGGGTCTATGGGTTTCGATTCATTTGCCAAAACGGCAGGATTCGATGACTATTTTGGTCTTGATCAGTATCCTGATAAATCAGATTTTGATGGCATGTGGGGAGTATGGGATGAACCATTCTTCCATTTTTTTGCTTCGAAACTTAACAGCTTCAGACAACCGTTCCTTGCATCTATTTTTTCTGTTTCCTCACACCATCCGTTTAAAGTCCCTGAAAAATATGAAGGAAAATTTAAAAAAGGTCCGGCCCCTATTGTGGAAGTTGTAGGTTATACTGATTTTGCTCTGAGAGAAATGTTCTCTGAGTTATCTGAAATGCCATGGTTTAAAAATACCCTCTTTGTCATTACTGCTGATCATACCAATGAATCTATACATAAGGAGTTTCAGAATAATTTCGGGGCATATTGCATTCCGATTATTTTTTATAAGCCTGCCAGCGACCTGAAGGGAATTCAAAACAGGATTGCCCAGCAGATAGATATTATGCCAACAGTTCTTCACTATCTTAATTATGATGAAGATTATATAGCATTCGGGAATAATCTCCTCGATAATTCAGGAGAATCTTTTGCCTTTAACACAAATGGAAGTACATATCATCTTTATATGGCTGACCATATACTTGAAATGATTGATAATAAGTCAATTGGATTGTTTAATTACAAGACCGACCTTTTCCTGGAGAAAAATGTTTTGGGTGGAGAACCTGATTTGCAGATGAAAATGGAAGAAAAACTGAAATCAATAATTCAGACCTATAACAGCCGGCTTATCGATAACAATATGATTATAAGAAAAGAAAAATAG
- a CDS encoding YIP1 family protein translates to MSNGTFDFNVFIKDSKEVLVNPKSYFSTMATTGGIAEPLIKAVIYGAVAGLFTFLWSVLHIGASTSSLFGGAIGIMAFIWSIIGAIIGLFIGGVILLVISAICKGSTDFEANVRVTAAVMVIMPISALFGFAGGLNIYLGVAVGLAINLFSLWLLYNGLIEALKSNPGTTKILMYILVALFVIFMLVGLGAKKKANDFMKEFNNSDFKEMMKDLPKE, encoded by the coding sequence ATGAGCAACGGAACCTTTGATTTTAACGTATTTATCAAGGATTCAAAAGAAGTCCTTGTAAATCCTAAGTCTTACTTCTCCACTATGGCTACAACCGGTGGAATTGCAGAACCATTGATTAAAGCCGTGATTTATGGCGCAGTAGCCGGGCTCTTCACCTTTCTGTGGAGTGTTCTGCATATTGGGGCATCAACCAGTTCTCTATTTGGTGGTGCAATAGGCATTATGGCCTTTATTTGGTCTATTATCGGAGCAATTATCGGTTTGTTTATCGGAGGAGTTATTTTGCTTGTAATTTCAGCAATTTGCAAAGGGAGTACCGATTTTGAAGCTAACGTCAGGGTAACTGCAGCTGTTATGGTTATTATGCCAATAAGTGCACTATTCGGATTTGCAGGCGGATTGAATATTTATCTTGGTGTTGCCGTAGGACTTGCTATTAATCTTTTTTCCTTGTGGCTTTTATACAATGGTCTAATTGAAGCACTTAAGTCAAATCCTGGTACAACCAAAATATTGATGTATATTCTGGTTGCTTTGTTTGTTATATTCATGCTGGTTGGACTTGGAGCCAAGAAGAAAGCAAATGATTTTATGAAAGAATTCAATAATTCAGATTTCAAGGAGATGATGAAAGATCTTCCAAAAGAATAA
- the speA gene encoding biosynthetic arginine decarboxylase: protein MRKWRVEDSAELYNINGWGVDYFSINQKGNVTVTPQKNGVAVDLKDLLDELMLSDVSTPVLVRFPDILDDRILSISNCFKSASEEYGYKAQNFIIYPIKVNQMRPVVEEIVSHGKKFNIGLEAGSKPELHAVIAINTDPESLIICNGYKDEDYIELALLAQKMGKRIFLVVEKLNELKLITAISKRLKVKPNLGIRIKLASVGSGKWEDSGGDISKFGLTSSELLEAIDYLERNKMTDCVKLIHFHIGSQVTKIRRIKIALREASQFYVQLYKLGFKVEFVDIGGGLGVDYDGTGSSNSESSVNYTIQEYVNDSISTFVDASNKNNIPHPNVITESGRSLTAHHSVLIFEVLETTTLPSWDPEDLITDQDHELVKELFILWDNFNQSRMLETWHDAQQIREEALDRFSFGLIDLKTRAQIERLFWSIARKVYVMANTTKHVPEELRQISRILSDKYFCNFSLFQSLPDAWAIDQIFPIMPIHRLNEEPVRTATIQDMTCDSDGKIDNFISTRNSSHHLPVHSLRGKERYYLGVFLVGAYQEILGDLHNLFGDTNAVHVSVDSEGYKIDQIIDGETVAEVLDYVQYNSKKMVRTVESWVTSSVKAGIITLEEGKEFLSNYRSGLYGYTYLE, encoded by the coding sequence ATGAGAAAATGGCGCGTTGAAGATTCAGCTGAACTTTATAACATCAATGGTTGGGGGGTAGATTACTTTTCAATTAACCAGAAAGGTAATGTTACTGTAACACCTCAAAAGAATGGTGTGGCAGTTGACCTGAAGGACCTGTTGGATGAACTTATGCTTTCGGATGTATCAACGCCTGTGCTTGTGAGGTTTCCTGACATTCTTGACGACAGGATTCTTAGTATTTCAAATTGTTTCAAGTCGGCATCTGAGGAGTACGGATACAAAGCCCAGAACTTTATTATCTATCCGATTAAGGTGAATCAGATGCGTCCTGTTGTTGAGGAGATTGTCAGTCATGGTAAAAAATTCAATATCGGACTTGAAGCAGGATCAAAGCCTGAACTTCATGCAGTTATCGCCATTAATACTGATCCTGAGTCACTTATAATCTGCAATGGTTATAAAGATGAGGACTATATTGAGTTAGCCCTGCTTGCACAGAAGATGGGTAAAAGGATCTTCCTTGTTGTTGAAAAACTTAATGAGCTTAAGCTTATAACTGCAATCTCAAAACGTTTAAAAGTAAAGCCTAACCTTGGTATCAGAATAAAACTGGCAAGTGTGGGAAGCGGGAAGTGGGAGGATTCAGGTGGAGATATCAGTAAATTCGGACTTACTTCGAGCGAATTACTTGAAGCTATCGATTACCTTGAGAGGAATAAGATGACTGATTGTGTTAAGCTTATCCATTTTCACATTGGCAGTCAGGTTACAAAGATCCGTCGTATCAAAATCGCTTTGCGGGAAGCCTCCCAGTTTTATGTACAGCTATACAAACTTGGCTTTAAAGTTGAATTTGTTGATATCGGTGGCGGACTTGGTGTTGATTATGACGGAACCGGTTCTTCTAACAGTGAAAGCAGTGTAAACTATACCATTCAGGAGTACGTAAATGACTCAATAAGTACGTTTGTCGATGCCAGTAATAAAAATAATATCCCCCATCCGAATGTAATAACCGAATCGGGGAGATCACTTACCGCGCATCACTCAGTTCTTATTTTTGAAGTACTTGAGACAACCACACTTCCTTCCTGGGATCCTGAGGATCTGATAACAGATCAGGATCATGAGCTTGTTAAAGAGTTATTTATTTTATGGGATAATTTTAATCAGTCGAGGATGCTGGAAACCTGGCATGATGCTCAGCAGATAAGGGAGGAGGCTCTCGACAGGTTTAGTTTCGGACTGATTGATCTGAAGACCCGTGCACAGATCGAAAGGCTGTTCTGGTCGATTGCAAGAAAAGTATATGTGATGGCAAATACCACAAAGCATGTTCCGGAGGAGTTACGGCAGATTTCCAGGATACTCTCTGATAAATATTTCTGTAATTTCTCACTCTTCCAGTCTTTACCTGATGCCTGGGCTATTGATCAGATTTTCCCGATAATGCCCATCCACCGTCTTAATGAGGAACCGGTCCGCACTGCTACAATACAGGATATGACATGCGATTCAGATGGTAAGATAGATAATTTCATTTCAACACGTAATTCATCTCATCACCTTCCTGTTCACTCCTTAAGGGGAAAGGAGAGATACTACCTCGGAGTATTCCTTGTAGGTGCTTATCAGGAAATACTTGGCGATTTGCATAACCTGTTCGGTGACACCAACGCAGTGCATGTATCAGTCGATAGTGAAGGTTATAAAATTGATCAGATAATTGATGGTGAGACAGTTGCTGAGGTTCTTGATTATGTGCAATACAACTCCAAGAAAATGGTACGAACCGTGGAATCGTGGGTTACATCTTCAGTTAAAGCCGGAATAATAACTCTCGAGGAGGGTAAGGAATTTCTCTCAAATTACCGTTCCGGATTGTATGGATATACATACCTGGAATAA
- a CDS encoding M14 family metallopeptidase: MKKGLLLIVALVYSCSISFSQNDILTVAESSDYKSTAAYADVMTFIDQLKKSSPYIRVENIATSVEGREIPLLIIANPLPASPSDLKNDKRIVVYVQANIHAGEVEGKEASLMFARDILKDKNASVFKNVVILICPNFNPDGNEKITPNNRTHQNGPLNGVGVRYNGQMLDLNRDAMKAESAEVRGVITNVFNRWDPSVFMDCHTTNGSYHVEPVTFTWMVNPNGDKSLRDYMSSKMMPVMSETLNKTYKVENCFYGEFIDMGDPDKGWILDASEPRYMSNYFGIRNRLGILNENYVYADYKSRVIGCYYLIKSLIDYTSANNSEIKSMLRDADSRTIARGMNPSAVDSFAVEYKVRPASSKVTIRTYEADLVTDANGRRSYKKSDRQKDVTVPYFIDFQPTRSVKFPFAYIITVMDPQVIELLKVHGIKLEKLKSGMKIRAERFEITELRGSPRLNQGHYTNTIKGNPGIEEIEFPAGSIVVRTAQPLANVASYLLEPQSNDGLVVWNYLDKYLAPQWGSGYNPYPVYKILDNTDLQTIPL, encoded by the coding sequence ATGAAAAAAGGTCTTCTCCTGATTGTTGCTTTGGTATATTCCTGTAGTATATCATTTTCTCAAAATGATATACTTACAGTTGCTGAAAGCTCAGATTATAAATCTACTGCTGCCTATGCAGATGTAATGACTTTTATTGATCAGTTGAAAAAGTCCTCACCTTATATAAGAGTCGAGAATATTGCAACTTCAGTGGAAGGCAGGGAGATTCCACTGCTGATTATTGCAAACCCTTTACCTGCATCTCCCTCTGATCTCAAAAATGATAAAAGAATTGTTGTTTATGTCCAGGCAAATATCCATGCGGGTGAAGTAGAGGGTAAAGAAGCTTCTCTGATGTTTGCAAGGGACATTCTGAAAGACAAAAACGCTTCCGTATTTAAAAATGTTGTTATACTGATCTGCCCGAATTTTAATCCCGATGGTAATGAGAAGATCACTCCAAATAACAGAACTCACCAGAATGGACCGTTGAATGGTGTCGGGGTTAGATATAACGGACAGATGCTCGATCTTAACCGCGATGCAATGAAAGCTGAATCGGCCGAAGTCAGAGGTGTAATCACAAATGTATTTAACCGGTGGGACCCATCTGTATTTATGGATTGTCATACAACTAACGGCTCTTATCATGTTGAGCCTGTTACCTTTACCTGGATGGTTAATCCAAACGGGGACAAATCATTGCGCGATTATATGAGCAGTAAGATGATGCCAGTGATGTCGGAAACACTTAATAAAACATATAAGGTTGAGAACTGTTTTTATGGCGAGTTTATCGATATGGGCGATCCTGATAAAGGATGGATTCTTGATGCTTCGGAACCGAGGTATATGAGTAACTATTTTGGAATACGTAACAGGCTCGGGATCCTTAATGAAAACTATGTATATGCCGATTATAAGTCGAGAGTAATTGGATGCTATTACCTTATAAAGTCACTAATTGATTATACATCGGCTAATAATTCGGAGATCAAAAGTATGCTCAGGGATGCGGATAGCAGGACAATTGCCCGTGGAATGAATCCGTCAGCAGTCGATTCTTTCGCAGTAGAATATAAAGTAAGGCCGGCATCCTCGAAAGTAACAATAAGGACTTATGAAGCTGATCTTGTTACTGATGCCAATGGCAGAAGAAGCTATAAGAAGAGTGACAGGCAGAAGGATGTAACTGTCCCGTATTTTATTGATTTTCAGCCTACAAGAAGTGTTAAGTTCCCGTTTGCCTATATAATAACTGTTATGGATCCGCAAGTGATTGAATTACTTAAGGTTCATGGAATTAAGCTGGAAAAGCTGAAATCTGGTATGAAAATCAGGGCAGAGCGATTTGAGATAACCGAACTGAGGGGCTCTCCGCGTCTTAATCAGGGACATTACACAAATACAATAAAAGGAAACCCCGGTATTGAAGAAATAGAATTTCCAGCCGGCAGTATTGTTGTGAGAACAGCGCAGCCTCTCGCGAATGTTGCCTCATATCTTCTGGAACCCCAGTCGAATGACGGACTGGTGGTCTGGAACTACCTCGACAAGTACCTTGCTCCGCAATGGGGTTCAGGCTATAATCCATATCCTGTTTATAAAATTTTGGATAACACAGATTTGCAAACAATACCCTTGTAA
- a CDS encoding cold shock domain-containing protein, giving the protein MNKGTVKFFNVSKGFGFIKDADSDNEYFVHVSGLKDQIKENDEVTFELQEGKKGINAVDVRLA; this is encoded by the coding sequence ATGAACAAAGGAACAGTGAAATTTTTTAATGTATCAAAAGGATTCGGATTCATTAAAGACGCAGATTCAGATAACGAGTATTTTGTACACGTATCAGGTCTGAAAGATCAGATTAAAGAAAATGATGAAGTTACATTCGAACTTCAGGAAGGTAAAAAAGGAATTAATGCAGTAGATGTAAGACTAGCTTAG
- the pgl gene encoding 6-phosphogluconolactonase, with protein sequence MELKIFPTPFDLAEKFAEEMIRLIRESADSGKKFTIALSGGSTPELLFSLLGEQYARAVSWKNVHLFWGDERCVAPDSPESNFGMTKRKLIDKIEIPASNIHRIKGEEDPAIEAVRYSDEILSITQRRSALPLFDLVILGLGDDGHTASIFPGNLDLLSSEKICDVATHPVSNQKRITITGRIINNASRVVFLVTGKKKADIVEKIINNRAEALPFPASHIAPAEGLLTWYVDKESASLL encoded by the coding sequence ATGGAACTTAAGATATTTCCGACTCCGTTTGATCTTGCAGAGAAATTTGCTGAGGAGATGATCAGGCTGATCAGAGAGTCAGCTGATAGTGGTAAGAAATTTACAATAGCACTGTCGGGCGGATCAACTCCTGAGTTGTTATTCTCATTGCTTGGGGAGCAATATGCCAGAGCAGTTTCCTGGAAGAATGTGCATCTTTTCTGGGGAGATGAGAGATGTGTCGCTCCTGATAGTCCTGAGAGCAATTTTGGCATGACAAAACGGAAATTAATTGATAAAATTGAAATACCTGCTTCCAATATTCACAGGATAAAGGGTGAAGAGGATCCTGCAATTGAAGCGGTAAGGTACTCGGATGAGATACTGTCAATTACTCAGCGACGCAGCGCTCTGCCATTGTTTGACCTTGTCATTCTGGGTCTGGGTGATGACGGCCACACTGCATCTATTTTTCCGGGGAATCTGGATTTGCTCAGCTCTGAAAAAATATGCGATGTTGCAACGCATCCTGTTAGTAATCAGAAGCGTATTACGATTACGGGCAGGATTATAAATAATGCGTCAAGAGTGGTGTTTCTTGTAACAGGAAAGAAGAAAGCTGATATAGTTGAAAAAATAATTAACAACAGAGCTGAAGCACTGCCCTTTCCTGCATCTCATATTGCCCCGGCTGAGGGTCTGCTAACCTGGTATGTTGATAAAGAGTCAGCTTCATTATTATAA
- the zwf gene encoding glucose-6-phosphate dehydrogenase → MEHPKNLVIVIFGASGDLTSRKLIPAIFSLRSQNLMPEKYSIVGVGRTKLTTEDFRSKMSEAIVSFSEEKVTDSDLISSFVKDLHYHSMDSSEEPGYTELNLVLQNICKSCSIGGNYIFYLATPPSMYEVIAVNLAKAGLMNQENGIRRLIIEKPFGYDLQSGRKLNKTLHELISEEQIFRIDHYLGKETVQNLLVTRFANGMFEPLWNRNYIHRVEITSAESIGVEDRGGYYDSSGALRDMVQNHLLQMVGLTAMEPPSSLDPDAIRNEVLKVFQSLQPIKEEDVPQHVIRGQYTGSLIRGECVAGYRYEKGVSVDSRTETYVAIKFFINNWRWGGVPFYIRTGKRLPTRVTEVVVHFKQTPHHLFQREAGKLPANQLIIRIQPDEGMLLKFDMKEPGAGFNIKNVNMDFHYKDLANIRVPSAYERLLHDVMLGDSTLFSRDDEVETAWKFLEPIQRAWANNPDIKVFGYPAGTWGPRNANDLIEGDGLTWRYPCKNLADDELYCEL, encoded by the coding sequence ATGGAACATCCAAAGAACCTAGTCATAGTTATTTTCGGAGCGTCAGGGGATCTGACTTCCCGGAAACTGATTCCTGCTATTTTTTCTTTAAGGTCTCAGAACCTGATGCCTGAAAAATATTCAATTGTTGGTGTTGGCCGCACAAAGCTGACGACTGAAGATTTCAGATCAAAGATGAGTGAGGCAATCGTCTCATTTTCCGAGGAAAAAGTTACGGATTCTGATTTAATCTCTTCTTTTGTTAAAGATCTTCACTACCATTCTATGGATAGCTCGGAAGAACCGGGGTATACTGAACTGAATTTGGTTCTGCAGAATATCTGTAAGAGTTGCAGTATCGGGGGAAACTATATCTTCTACCTTGCTACACCCCCGAGTATGTATGAGGTTATTGCTGTCAACCTGGCTAAGGCTGGACTGATGAATCAGGAGAACGGCATCAGAAGGCTGATAATTGAAAAACCTTTCGGTTATGATCTGCAATCAGGAAGAAAGCTTAATAAAACGTTGCATGAACTGATTTCTGAGGAGCAAATTTTCAGAATAGATCATTACCTTGGTAAGGAAACGGTTCAGAATCTTCTTGTTACAAGATTTGCAAACGGGATGTTTGAGCCTCTGTGGAACAGAAATTATATTCACCGTGTGGAGATTACTTCTGCCGAAAGTATTGGAGTTGAGGACAGAGGCGGATATTATGATTCATCCGGCGCTCTTAGGGATATGGTTCAGAATCACCTGCTTCAGATGGTTGGACTAACCGCAATGGAGCCGCCTTCTTCGCTCGATCCCGATGCAATACGGAATGAAGTTCTTAAAGTCTTTCAGTCGTTGCAGCCTATTAAGGAAGAGGATGTTCCTCAACATGTCATTAGAGGCCAGTATACAGGATCGCTTATCAGGGGTGAGTGTGTTGCCGGTTACCGGTATGAAAAGGGAGTATCAGTCGATTCACGCACTGAAACATATGTTGCTATAAAGTTTTTTATTAATAACTGGCGATGGGGCGGCGTTCCATTTTACATTCGCACCGGTAAACGACTGCCAACAAGGGTAACAGAGGTTGTTGTGCATTTCAAACAGACACCTCATCACCTTTTTCAGCGTGAAGCCGGTAAACTTCCCGCTAATCAGCTTATTATTCGTATTCAGCCCGATGAGGGTATGCTACTGAAATTTGATATGAAAGAGCCCGGCGCAGGATTTAATATCAAAAATGTAAATATGGATTTCCATTATAAGGATCTTGCAAATATCAGAGTACCATCTGCATATGAGCGTTTATTGCACGATGTTATGTTAGGCGACTCAACTCTATTTTCACGTGACGATGAAGTGGAAACTGCATGGAAATTTCTTGAACCTATACAACGGGCCTGGGCAAACAATCCTGATATTAAGGTGTTCGGTTATCCTGCTGGTACATGGGGACCGCGTAATGCAAATGACCTGATTGAGGGCGATGGGCTAACATGGAGATATCCATGTAAGAATCTGGCGGATGATGAGTTGTATTGTGAACTGTGA